The Pricia mediterranea genome includes a window with the following:
- a CDS encoding DUF2971 domain-containing protein, with translation MNQEKRYEYFANRHNYISGHPKLTDREIVENVHILNQEAEKFKKLVCVSCWNKSKNESAALWKIYSDLNKGIMITSKVTNIIEAFSGTSENIEFTEVVYINYNTDIMPDSNKWDPTYHKHKAYEYENEVRLIFTQNFDTTLTYDWNKEEVQEGKYVSLKIKDLIDEIIISPYAPQWFFELVKDISQKYGLNKPVMASELSKN, from the coding sequence TTGAATCAGGAAAAGAGGTACGAATATTTTGCGAATCGCCATAATTATATATCTGGTCACCCTAAATTAACGGATAGAGAGATTGTAGAGAACGTCCATATACTTAATCAGGAGGCGGAAAAATTTAAAAAGTTAGTATGTGTTAGTTGTTGGAATAAAAGTAAGAATGAGTCAGCTGCACTTTGGAAGATATATTCAGACCTCAATAAAGGGATTATGATTACTTCCAAAGTAACAAATATTATAGAAGCATTTTCGGGCACCTCAGAAAATATTGAATTTACTGAAGTAGTCTATATAAATTACAATACGGATATTATGCCTGACAGCAACAAATGGGACCCAACATATCATAAACATAAAGCGTACGAGTACGAAAATGAGGTCCGCTTAATATTTACTCAAAACTTTGATACTACATTGACCTACGATTGGAACAAGGAAGAAGTACAAGAGGGTAAATATGTTTCGTTGAAAATAAAAGATTTAATTGACGAGATAATTATTAGTCCCTATGCTCCACAATGGTTCTTTGAATTAGTTAAAGATATTAGTCAAAAATACGGGTTAAACAAGCCTGTAATGGCTTCAGAACTTTCAAAAAACTGA